Proteins encoded by one window of Enterobacter hormaechei subsp. xiangfangensis:
- a CDS encoding glycosyltransferase family 2 protein: MFKITVCLLTFNSERTLHDVIPPLLKIADEFVVVDSGSTDATIYICQSYGLSAIFKKYSWHGEQMNHAVSHAHNDWVLCMDSDEILDQETVDAILKLKMGDEPEPDMAWRICRHWFVLGENVRTIYPVSSPDYPVRLFNRTQSRFNNRPVDDQVEGFLHSERIPGYVRHDTFYSLHELFNKLNGYTTRLVQYQTIRPSLGRGAISAIGAFFKWYLFSGAWRQGKVGVVTGFYATAYSFLKYFKAWYQNREKKESVAKEQSDSYLAE, encoded by the coding sequence ATGTTTAAAATAACGGTCTGCTTATTAACGTTTAACTCCGAAAGAACGTTGCACGATGTTATTCCTCCTCTTTTAAAAATAGCGGATGAATTCGTTGTAGTTGATTCCGGAAGTACAGACGCAACGATATATATTTGCCAGAGTTATGGATTGTCGGCCATATTCAAAAAATATAGCTGGCACGGCGAGCAGATGAACCATGCCGTATCCCATGCGCACAACGACTGGGTGCTGTGCATGGACAGCGACGAAATACTCGATCAAGAAACCGTTGATGCTATTTTAAAATTAAAAATGGGCGATGAACCCGAACCGGATATGGCGTGGCGGATATGTCGTCACTGGTTTGTTCTGGGAGAAAATGTCCGAACGATTTATCCCGTCTCATCACCGGATTATCCGGTGCGTCTTTTTAACCGTACGCAGTCGCGATTTAATAACCGGCCAGTAGACGATCAGGTCGAAGGTTTTCTCCATTCTGAACGTATTCCTGGCTATGTCAGACATGATACATTTTATTCACTGCATGAACTTTTCAATAAATTAAACGGATATACCACTCGCCTGGTTCAATATCAGACGATACGTCCCTCTCTTGGTCGCGGAGCGATCAGCGCTATCGGCGCATTTTTCAAATGGTATCTGTTTAGTGGTGCCTGGCGTCAGGGCAAAGTGGGTGTGGTGACAGGGTTTTATGCCACGGCGTACAGTTTTTTGAAGTATTTCAAGGCCTGGTATCAGAATCGGGAAAAGAAAGAGTCCGTTGCAAAAGAGCAATCGGACTCTTATCTGGCAGAATAG
- a CDS encoding divergent polysaccharide deacetylase family protein encodes MLQFRRIVFSVVSALALAAPVYAGKLAIVIDDFGYRPHYENQVLAMPSAISVAVLPNAPHAHEMATKAHNGGHQVLIHLPMAPLSKQPLEKDTLRPDMSSDEIDRIIRDAYNKVPYAVGLNNHMGSAMTSSLYGMLKVMQALERYNLYFLDSMTIGNSQAMRAAQGTGVKVIKRKVFLDDSQNEADIRVQFNRAVQLARRNGSAIAIGHPHPSTVRVLQQMLPGLPADITLVRPSDLLNEPQVDTSRPGSAQPPATRPRNPFRGVKNCTLKQPPEPVYATRFFTVIGESISSSTLVKYVQQQWQGWGKKA; translated from the coding sequence TTGCTTCAATTTCGTCGAATTGTTTTTTCCGTAGTCAGCGCACTGGCGCTGGCTGCACCGGTTTATGCAGGCAAACTCGCGATTGTGATTGATGACTTCGGTTATCGACCACACTATGAAAATCAGGTGCTGGCGATGCCGTCAGCCATCTCTGTCGCCGTCCTGCCTAATGCGCCTCACGCGCATGAAATGGCGACCAAAGCTCACAATGGCGGCCATCAGGTCCTTATCCATCTGCCGATGGCCCCCCTCAGCAAGCAGCCGCTGGAAAAAGATACCCTGCGCCCGGACATGAGCAGCGACGAGATCGATCGCATCATCCGCGATGCGTACAATAAAGTGCCGTATGCCGTGGGTCTGAATAACCATATGGGCAGCGCGATGACCTCCAGCCTGTACGGTATGCTGAAAGTGATGCAGGCGCTGGAGCGTTACAACCTCTATTTCCTCGACAGCATGACCATCGGCAACAGCCAGGCGATGCGTGCCGCTCAGGGAACGGGCGTGAAAGTCATCAAGCGCAAAGTATTCCTGGATGACTCCCAGAACGAAGCGGATATCCGCGTCCAGTTCAACCGCGCGGTACAGCTGGCGCGCCGTAACGGTTCGGCGATTGCCATTGGGCATCCGCATCCATCTACCGTTCGCGTTTTGCAGCAAATGTTGCCGGGCTTACCCGCCGATATCACGCTGGTGCGTCCGAGCGATCTGCTCAATGAACCTCAGGTGGATACTTCTCGTCCGGGTAGCGCGCAACCACCCGCAACGCGGCCACGTAATCCATTCCGCGGCGTGAAGAACTGCACGCTGAAACAGCCGCCTGAACCGGTCTATGCAACCCGCTTCTTCACGGTGATTGGCGAAAGCATCAGCAGCAGTACGCTGGTTAAATACGTCCAGCAACAGTGGCAGGGTTGGGGAAAAAAAGCCTGA
- the secB gene encoding protein-export chaperone SecB — protein MSEQNNTEMTFQIQRIYTKDVSFEAPNAPHVFQKDWQPEVKLDLDTASTQLADDVYEVVLRVTVTASLGEETAFLCEVQQGGIFSIGGIEGNQMAHCLGAYCPNILFPYARECITSLVSRGTFPQLNLAPVNFDALFMNYLQQQAGEGAEQHQDA, from the coding sequence ATGTCAGAACAAAATAACACCGAGATGACTTTCCAGATCCAGCGCATCTACACCAAGGATGTCTCTTTCGAAGCGCCAAATGCGCCGCACGTTTTCCAGAAAGACTGGCAGCCAGAGGTTAAACTTGATCTGGATACCGCATCCACCCAGCTGGCGGATGATGTGTATGAAGTCGTACTGCGTGTCACCGTGACCGCCTCTCTGGGCGAAGAAACTGCGTTCCTGTGCGAAGTTCAGCAGGGCGGTATCTTCTCCATCGGCGGCATCGAAGGTAACCAGATGGCGCATTGCCTGGGTGCATACTGCCCGAACATCCTGTTCCCGTATGCGCGTGAATGCATCACCAGCCTGGTTTCTCGCGGTACATTCCCGCAACTGAACCTCGCGCCAGTAAACTTTGATGCGCTGTTCATGAACTATCTACAGCAGCAGGCTGGCGAAGGTGCCGAACAACATCAGGATGCCTGA
- the grxC gene encoding glutaredoxin 3 produces the protein MANIEIYTKATCPFCHRAKALLSSKGVTFKELPIDGDAIKREEMIQRSGRTTVPQIFIDAQHIGGCDDLYALDARGGLDPLLS, from the coding sequence ATGGCCAATATTGAGATCTACACCAAAGCAACGTGCCCGTTCTGCCACCGAGCGAAAGCGCTGCTGTCCAGCAAAGGCGTAACGTTCAAGGAACTGCCGATCGATGGTGACGCGATTAAACGCGAAGAGATGATCCAACGCAGTGGTCGCACAACGGTTCCACAGATTTTTATTGATGCGCAGCACATTGGCGGCTGTGATGACTTGTATGCGCTCGACGCCCGTGGTGGACTCGATCCGCTGCTGAGCTAG
- a CDS encoding glycosyltransferase → MPQKRKILLLDTGKEWGGGTNSMLELLKRINREKFDITCCFYSDYSRAEGETIGQVLNSIGIPLLVIPQRKQPAWAKLLKEAGRGLLFFSRSARKAFTRHIDTLWRIRPNVSKIETIFREGGFDTLYMNNQPGSNEEGYLAGANLHARIIQHCRIEPVLTPPLVKLVNAHATKIIAVSHGVERVLLQHGVRPALCTTVNNAIDIHQPLPDRRAMRQRLNIDDDTFVFGSIGSLIPRKANHHTLEALAQFSQRHPQAKWKMVLVGEGAERGALAAQADALGIAEHVIFTGFQNTPFDYLATFDAFILASKSEGLPRVVLEAMLLNIPVIGSKVTGTAELIDHESTGLLFPWSDVSQLAQHLDNIWQDPALRARLAAAAHQNVCNMYAIESYVNGVEAVLGAQ, encoded by the coding sequence ATGCCGCAAAAACGTAAAATCCTCCTCCTGGACACGGGCAAAGAATGGGGGGGAGGTACCAACAGTATGCTTGAGCTTCTGAAGCGAATCAACCGCGAAAAATTCGACATTACTTGTTGTTTTTACAGTGATTATAGTCGTGCTGAAGGTGAAACGATAGGCCAGGTGCTCAATAGCATTGGGATACCTCTACTCGTTATCCCTCAACGTAAGCAACCGGCATGGGCAAAACTCCTGAAAGAAGCGGGACGTGGTCTGCTGTTTTTCTCGCGTTCGGCGCGCAAAGCATTTACGCGACATATCGATACCCTGTGGCGCATTCGCCCCAACGTCAGCAAGATCGAGACCATTTTCAGGGAAGGTGGATTCGATACGCTGTATATGAACAACCAGCCAGGCTCTAACGAAGAAGGGTATCTGGCGGGCGCAAACCTGCATGCGCGGATAATCCAGCACTGCCGGATTGAACCGGTGCTGACCCCGCCGCTGGTGAAGTTGGTCAATGCCCATGCCACAAAAATCATCGCCGTCTCGCACGGCGTTGAACGCGTGTTGCTTCAGCATGGCGTCCGGCCAGCGCTGTGTACCACGGTCAACAATGCTATCGACATCCACCAGCCTTTGCCTGACCGACGCGCGATGCGCCAGCGCCTGAACATTGATGACGACACGTTTGTGTTCGGCAGCATTGGCTCGCTAATCCCTCGCAAAGCCAACCACCATACGCTGGAGGCGCTGGCACAGTTCAGCCAGAGGCACCCGCAGGCAAAATGGAAGATGGTGCTGGTCGGTGAAGGGGCGGAGCGCGGCGCACTGGCGGCACAGGCTGACGCGCTGGGTATTGCTGAGCACGTCATTTTTACCGGTTTCCAGAACACGCCTTTTGACTATCTCGCCACCTTTGACGCATTTATTCTGGCCTCGAAGAGCGAAGGCCTGCCGCGCGTCGTGCTGGAGGCAATGCTGCTGAATATTCCCGTGATTGGTTCAAAGGTGACCGGCACGGCAGAATTGATCGATCATGAGTCGACCGGCCTGCTGTTTCCCTGGAGCGACGTGTCGCAACTTGCTCAACATCTGGATAATATCTGGCAGGATCCTGCTCTGCGCGCCCGGCTCGCCGCTGCCGCACACCAGAATGTCTGCAACATGTATGCCATTGAAAGCTATGTTAACGGTGTCGAGGCCGTTCTTGGCGCGCAATAA
- the envC gene encoding murein hydrolase activator EnvC — MTWVVKPLRLSVRPLLCASALSAGVLLCAASAHADDRDQLKSIQADIAAKERAVRQQQQQRATLLAQLKKQEEAISAAARKLRETQNTLAQLNKQIDEMNASIAKLERQRDAQERNLAAQLDAAFRQGEHTGLQLILSGEESQRGQRLQAYFGYLNQARQETIAQLKQTREEVTTQKAELEEKQSQQQTLLYDQQAQQEKLEQARNERKKTLAGLESSIQAGQSQLSEMRANESRLRNSIARAEAAAKARAEKEAREAQAVRNKQQEASRKGTTYKPTENERSLMSRTGGLGSPRGQAYWPVRGTILHRYGEQLQGELRWKGIVIGASEGSEVKAIADGRVILADWLQGYGLVVVVEHGKGDMSLYGYNQSALVSVGTQVRAGQPIALVGSSGGQGRPSLYFEIRRQGQAVNPQPWLGR; from the coding sequence ATCACATGGGTCGTGAAGCCGCTTCGGTTATCAGTCAGACCTCTGCTTTGCGCCAGCGCACTCAGCGCTGGCGTATTGCTGTGCGCCGCATCCGCCCATGCGGATGACCGCGATCAGCTTAAATCCATTCAGGCCGATATCGCCGCCAAAGAGCGTGCGGTACGTCAGCAGCAACAGCAGCGCGCCACCCTGCTCGCCCAGCTTAAAAAGCAGGAAGAGGCCATTTCCGCCGCCGCGCGTAAGCTGCGTGAAACACAAAACACCCTTGCCCAGCTCAATAAGCAAATCGATGAAATGAACGCGTCGATTGCGAAACTGGAGCGTCAGCGCGATGCCCAGGAGCGGAACCTTGCTGCACAACTTGATGCTGCTTTCCGTCAGGGTGAACACACAGGCCTTCAGCTGATCCTCAGCGGTGAAGAGAGCCAGCGAGGTCAGCGTTTACAGGCCTATTTCGGCTATCTTAACCAGGCGCGTCAGGAGACCATTGCGCAGCTGAAACAGACGCGCGAAGAAGTCACCACGCAAAAAGCCGAGCTGGAAGAGAAGCAGAGCCAGCAGCAAACGCTGCTCTACGATCAGCAGGCGCAGCAGGAGAAGCTTGAGCAGGCGCGCAATGAGCGTAAGAAGACGCTCGCCGGGCTGGAGTCCTCTATCCAGGCAGGACAAAGCCAGCTGAGCGAAATGCGCGCCAACGAATCCAGACTGCGTAACAGCATTGCCCGGGCAGAAGCCGCGGCCAAAGCGCGCGCCGAAAAAGAAGCGCGCGAAGCGCAGGCGGTGCGTAACAAGCAGCAGGAAGCCTCCCGCAAAGGCACCACCTACAAACCGACTGAAAATGAACGTTCCCTGATGTCCCGTACCGGCGGCCTCGGCTCCCCGCGTGGTCAGGCTTACTGGCCCGTTCGCGGTACGATCCTGCATCGCTATGGCGAACAGTTGCAGGGTGAGCTACGTTGGAAGGGGATCGTTATCGGTGCGTCTGAAGGTAGCGAAGTGAAAGCCATCGCCGATGGCCGCGTGATCCTGGCCGACTGGCTACAGGGTTATGGGCTCGTGGTGGTGGTTGAACACGGTAAAGGCGACATGAGTCTTTACGGCTACAACCAGAGTGCGCTGGTCAGCGTTGGCACTCAGGTGCGCGCGGGTCAACCCATTGCCCTTGTGGGCAGCAGTGGCGGTCAGGGCCGCCCGTCACTCTATTTCGAAATTCGTCGTCAGGGTCAGGCGGTCAATCCACAGCCGTGGTTGGGAAGATAG
- the gpmM gene encoding 2,3-bisphosphoglycerate-independent phosphoglycerate mutase — MSVSKKPMVLVILDGYGYREDQQDNAIFNAKTPVMDALWAKRPHTLIDASGLEVGLPDRQMGNSEVGHVNLGAGRIVYQDLTRLDVEIKERTFFANPTLTGAVDKAVAAGKAVHIMGLLSAGGVHSHEDHIMAMVELAAERGAEKIYLHAFLDGRDTPPRSAKGSLETFEDKFAALGKGRVASIIGRYYAMDRDNRWDRVEQAYDLLTLAKGEFQFPTAVEGLEAAYARDENDEFVKATVIRAEGQADAAMEDGDALIFMNFRADRAREITRAFVNSDFDGFARKKVAKIDFIQLTEYAADIKAPCAYPPASLANTFGEWMAKNDKTQLRISETEKYAHVTFFFNGGVEEPFKGEDRILINSPKVATYDLQPEMSSAELTEKLVAAIQSGKYDTIICNYPNGDMVGHTGVMEAAVKAVEALDHCVEQVAKAVESVGGQLLITADHGNAEQMRDPATGQAHTAHTNLPVPLIYVGDKSVKAVEGGKLSDIAPTMLSLMGMEIPEEMTGKPLFIVE; from the coding sequence ATGTCGGTTTCTAAAAAACCTATGGTACTGGTGATTCTGGATGGCTATGGCTACCGTGAAGATCAACAGGATAACGCCATTTTCAACGCCAAAACCCCGGTTATGGATGCGCTATGGGCAAAACGTCCCCACACCCTGATTGATGCGTCTGGCCTGGAAGTGGGTCTGCCGGATCGTCAGATGGGCAACTCAGAAGTGGGTCACGTTAACCTGGGTGCGGGCCGTATCGTTTATCAGGACCTGACGCGCCTGGACGTTGAAATCAAAGAACGTACATTCTTTGCCAACCCAACGCTCACCGGAGCGGTTGATAAAGCCGTTGCCGCAGGCAAGGCCGTTCACATTATGGGTCTGCTCTCTGCGGGCGGTGTTCACAGCCACGAAGATCACATCATGGCGATGGTAGAACTGGCCGCTGAGCGCGGTGCGGAAAAAATCTATCTGCACGCCTTCCTGGATGGTCGCGATACGCCGCCACGCAGCGCAAAAGGTTCTCTTGAAACGTTTGAAGACAAATTTGCCGCACTGGGCAAAGGCCGCGTGGCGTCCATCATTGGTCGTTACTATGCCATGGACCGCGACAACCGCTGGGACCGCGTTGAGCAAGCCTATGATCTGCTGACCCTGGCAAAAGGCGAGTTCCAGTTCCCGACCGCCGTTGAAGGCCTGGAAGCGGCTTACGCGCGTGATGAAAACGACGAATTTGTGAAGGCAACCGTGATCCGCGCTGAAGGCCAGGCCGATGCCGCCATGGAAGATGGCGATGCGCTGATCTTCATGAACTTCCGTGCCGATCGCGCGCGCGAAATCACCCGCGCCTTCGTCAACAGCGATTTCGACGGTTTCGCCCGTAAGAAAGTGGCGAAGATTGATTTCATCCAGTTGACCGAATATGCAGCGGATATCAAAGCCCCATGCGCGTATCCACCCGCCTCGCTGGCAAACACCTTCGGCGAGTGGATGGCGAAAAATGACAAAACGCAGCTGCGCATCTCCGAAACTGAGAAGTATGCGCACGTGACATTCTTCTTTAACGGCGGCGTAGAAGAGCCGTTTAAAGGCGAAGACCGCATCCTGATTAACTCACCGAAAGTCGCCACTTACGATCTCCAGCCAGAAATGAGCTCTGCGGAGCTGACCGAAAAACTGGTGGCCGCGATCCAAAGCGGTAAATACGATACCATCATCTGTAACTATCCGAATGGCGATATGGTGGGCCACACCGGCGTGATGGAAGCAGCCGTTAAAGCGGTTGAAGCGCTGGACCACTGCGTTGAGCAGGTTGCGAAAGCGGTTGAATCCGTAGGCGGCCAACTGCTGATTACCGCTGACCACGGTAACGCAGAACAGATGCGTGACCCGGCAACCGGTCAGGCACATACCGCCCATACCAACCTGCCTGTTCCACTGATTTATGTGGGTGATAAATCAGTGAAAGCAGTGGAAGGCGGCAAGCTTTCCGACATCGCGCCAACCATGTTGTCGCTGATGGGTATGGAAATCCCTGAAGAGATGACTGGCAAGCCGCTGTTCATCGTGGAATAA
- the rfaD gene encoding ADP-glyceromanno-heptose 6-epimerase yields the protein MIIVTGGAGFIGSNIVKALNDKGITDILVVDNLKDGTKFVNLVDLNIADYMDKEDFLIQIMAGEEFGEIEAIFHEGACSSTTEWDGKYMMDNNYQYSKELLHYCLEREIPFLYASSAATYGGRTSDFIESREYEQPLNVYGYSKFLFDEYVRQILPEANSQIVGFRYFNVYGPREGHKGSMASVAFHLNTQLNNGESPKLFEGSDGFKRDFVYVGDVAAVNLWFLENGVSGIFNLGTGRAESFQAVADATLAYHKKGSIEYIPFPDKLKGRYQAFTQADLTNLRAAGYDKPFKTVAEGVTEYMAWLNRDA from the coding sequence ATGATCATCGTTACTGGCGGCGCGGGCTTTATCGGCAGCAATATTGTTAAGGCCCTCAATGACAAAGGCATCACCGACATTCTGGTGGTGGACAACCTGAAAGACGGCACCAAGTTCGTGAACCTGGTGGATCTGAACATCGCTGACTACATGGATAAAGAAGACTTCCTTATCCAGATTATGGCGGGTGAAGAGTTCGGCGAGATCGAAGCCATCTTCCACGAAGGTGCATGCTCCTCCACCACCGAGTGGGACGGCAAGTACATGATGGATAACAACTATCAGTACTCCAAAGAGCTCCTGCACTACTGCCTGGAGCGTGAAATTCCGTTCCTGTACGCCTCTTCCGCGGCAACCTACGGTGGTCGCACTTCAGATTTCATCGAATCCCGCGAATATGAGCAGCCGCTGAACGTCTACGGTTACTCCAAATTCCTGTTTGATGAGTACGTGCGTCAGATCCTGCCTGAAGCGAACTCGCAAATTGTCGGCTTCCGCTACTTCAACGTCTACGGGCCGCGCGAAGGCCACAAAGGCAGCATGGCGAGCGTGGCGTTCCACCTGAACACCCAGTTAAATAACGGCGAAAGCCCGAAACTGTTCGAAGGCAGCGACGGCTTCAAGCGTGACTTCGTCTACGTGGGCGACGTGGCGGCAGTGAACCTGTGGTTCCTGGAAAATGGCGTGTCCGGCATTTTCAACCTGGGCACCGGCCGCGCGGAATCCTTCCAGGCGGTGGCAGACGCGACGCTGGCGTACCATAAGAAAGGCAGCATCGAGTACATTCCATTCCCGGATAAGCTGAAAGGCCGCTACCAGGCATTCACTCAGGCGGATCTGACTAACCTGCGCGCCGCAGGCTACGACAAGCCGTTCAAGACCGTTGCCGAAGGCGTAACGGAATATATGGCCTGGCTGAACCGCGACGCATAA
- a CDS encoding rhodanese-like domain-containing protein gives MQEIMQFVSRHPVLSIAWIGLLVAVLFTTFKGLTSKIKVITRGEATRLINKEDAVVVDLRQRDDFRKGHIAGAINLLPAEIKANNIGELEKHKAQPIIVVDGTGMQAQESANALHKAGFENVTVLKEGISGWSGENLPLVRGK, from the coding sequence ATGCAAGAAATTATGCAATTCGTTAGCCGCCACCCGGTTCTGAGCATCGCGTGGATTGGCCTGCTGGTCGCTGTACTGTTCACCACATTTAAGGGACTGACGTCTAAAATTAAGGTGATCACCCGCGGTGAAGCGACACGTCTGATCAACAAAGAGGACGCCGTGGTTGTCGATCTGCGTCAGCGCGACGATTTCCGCAAGGGCCATATTGCAGGTGCTATCAACCTGCTGCCAGCGGAAATTAAAGCGAACAACATTGGTGAGCTGGAGAAGCATAAAGCCCAGCCGATTATTGTTGTTGACGGCACTGGCATGCAGGCGCAGGAATCTGCCAACGCACTGCATAAAGCAGGCTTTGAAAACGTAACGGTGCTGAAAGAAGGCATCTCCGGCTGGAGCGGGGAGAATCTTCCTTTAGTGCGCGGTAAATAA
- the tdh gene encoding L-threonine 3-dehydrogenase, with amino-acid sequence MKALSKLKAEEGIWMTDVPEPEVGHNDLLIKIRKTAICGTDVHIYNWDQWSQKTIPVPMVVGHEYVGEVVGIGQEVKGFNIGDRVSGEGHITCGHCRNCRGGRTHLCRNTVGVGVNRPGCFAEYLVIPAFNAFKIPDNISDDLASIFDPFGNAVHTALSFDLVGEDVLVSGAGPIGIMAAAVAKHVGARNVVITDVNEYRLSLARKMGVTRAVDVSKESLTDVMEELGMTEGFDVGLEMSGAPPAFRTMLDTMNHGGRIAMLGIPPSDMSIDWNKVIFKGLFIKGIYGREMFETWYKMAALIQSGLDLSPIITHRFSIDEFQQGFDAMRSGQSGKVILSWDK; translated from the coding sequence ATGAAAGCGTTATCCAAACTGAAAGCGGAAGAAGGGATTTGGATGACCGACGTACCGGAGCCGGAAGTCGGTCATAACGATCTGCTGATCAAAATTCGTAAAACCGCCATTTGCGGTACTGACGTTCACATCTACAACTGGGACCAGTGGTCGCAAAAAACTATTCCCGTGCCAATGGTAGTCGGCCACGAATATGTCGGCGAAGTAGTCGGCATCGGCCAGGAAGTGAAAGGCTTCAACATTGGCGACCGCGTCTCCGGTGAAGGCCACATTACCTGTGGTCACTGCCGCAACTGTCGCGGTGGGCGTACCCACCTGTGCCGCAACACCGTCGGCGTGGGCGTGAACCGTCCGGGCTGCTTCGCGGAATACCTGGTGATCCCGGCGTTTAACGCGTTCAAAATCCCGGACAATATCTCTGACGATCTGGCCTCCATCTTCGACCCGTTCGGCAACGCGGTACATACGGCGCTCTCCTTCGACCTGGTGGGGGAAGACGTGCTGGTCTCCGGCGCAGGCCCCATCGGTATTATGGCGGCAGCCGTGGCGAAGCATGTGGGTGCGCGCAACGTGGTGATCACCGACGTGAACGAATACCGCCTGTCGCTGGCGCGCAAAATGGGCGTCACCCGCGCGGTGGATGTCTCGAAAGAGAGCCTGACCGACGTGATGGAAGAGCTGGGCATGACCGAAGGCTTTGACGTGGGTCTGGAGATGTCCGGCGCGCCACCCGCGTTCCGCACCATGCTCGACACCATGAACCACGGTGGTCGTATCGCGATGCTGGGTATTCCGCCGTCAGATATGTCCATCGACTGGAACAAAGTCATCTTCAAGGGGCTATTCATTAAGGGCATCTATGGCCGCGAGATGTTTGAGACCTGGTACAAGATGGCCGCGCTGATCCAGTCTGGTCTGGATCTGTCCCCGATTATCACTCACCGTTTCTCCATCGATGAGTTCCAGCAGGGCTTTGACGCGATGCGTTCCGGCCAGTCAGGGAAAGTGATCCTGAGCTGGGATAAATAA
- the kbl gene encoding glycine C-acetyltransferase has protein sequence MRGDFYKQLNSDLETARAEGLFKEERIITSAQQADITVADGSHVINFCANNYLGLANHPELIAAAKSGMDTHGFGMASVRFICGTQDSHKQLEQKLANFLGMEDAILYSSCFDANGGLFETLLGAEDAIISDALNHASIIDGVRLCKAKRFRYANNDMVELEARLKEAREAGARHVLIATDGVFSMDGVIANLKGVCDLADKYDALVMVDDSHAVGFVGENGRGSHEYCDVMGRVDIITGTLGKALGGASGGYTAARKEVVEWLRQRSRPYLFSNSLAPAIVAASIKVLEMVESGAELRERLWANARLFREKMSAAGFTLAGADHAIIPVMLGDAVVAQQFARELQKEGIYVTGFFFPVVPKGQARIRTQMSAAHSPEQIERAVEAFTRIGKQLGVIA, from the coding sequence ATGCGTGGTGATTTTTACAAACAGTTAAACAGCGACCTCGAGACCGCACGTGCGGAAGGGTTGTTCAAAGAAGAGCGTATTATCACGTCTGCCCAGCAGGCGGACATCACCGTTGCCGACGGCAGCCATGTGATCAACTTTTGCGCGAACAACTACTTAGGTCTTGCGAATCACCCTGAGCTGATTGCCGCGGCGAAAAGCGGCATGGACACCCACGGTTTCGGTATGGCCTCCGTTCGCTTTATCTGCGGTACCCAGGACAGCCACAAGCAGCTTGAGCAAAAGCTGGCGAACTTCCTCGGAATGGAAGACGCGATTCTGTACTCATCCTGCTTCGACGCCAACGGCGGTCTGTTTGAAACCCTGCTCGGCGCAGAAGATGCGATTATCTCCGACGCCCTGAACCACGCCTCCATCATCGACGGTGTTCGCCTGTGTAAAGCGAAGCGTTTCCGCTACGCCAACAACGACATGGTTGAGCTGGAAGCCCGCCTGAAAGAGGCACGCGAAGCGGGTGCCCGCCACGTGCTGATCGCCACCGACGGCGTGTTCTCCATGGATGGCGTGATCGCCAACCTGAAGGGCGTGTGCGATCTGGCGGATAAATACGACGCGCTGGTGATGGTGGATGACTCTCACGCGGTTGGCTTTGTCGGCGAAAACGGCCGCGGCTCCCACGAATACTGTGACGTAATGGGCCGCGTGGACATCATCACCGGTACGCTGGGCAAAGCGCTCGGCGGCGCGTCTGGCGGTTATACCGCTGCGCGTAAAGAGGTGGTTGAGTGGCTGCGTCAGCGCTCCCGCCCGTACCTGTTCTCCAACTCCCTGGCGCCGGCGATTGTGGCTGCCTCTATTAAAGTGCTGGAGATGGTGGAATCAGGAGCTGAACTGCGCGAGCGTCTGTGGGCTAACGCCCGCCTGTTCCGTGAAAAAATGAGCGCAGCAGGGTTCACCCTGGCCGGTGCTGACCACGCGATCATTCCGGTGATGCTGGGTGACGCGGTTGTCGCACAGCAATTTGCTCGTGAGCTTCAGAAAGAAGGGATTTACGTGACCGGGTTCTTCTTCCCGGTGGTACCAAAAGGTCAGGCGCGTATCCGCACCCAGATGTCTGCGGCGCACTCGCCTGAACAAATTGAACGTGCGGTGGAAGCCTTTACCCGCATCGGCAAACAGCTGGGCGTAATTGCCTGA